The Garra rufa chromosome 18, GarRuf1.0, whole genome shotgun sequence genome window below encodes:
- the egr4 gene encoding early growth response protein 4, producing the protein MLNTVDFSALDLLCAQTLPMEGQSAVQNQPDAACGLLKPKAEPLDAGFPDCSNDGFPPSPLTYTGSFYTETGPCSADALLNILTEIVGISDNFSGNSRGSSLTRQESLLSTGSSLGSPESLCNDSSDEFADVNSCPTIKSEFGNSSNSCCNGGDLFDGFVSHEPSDLDDIIDLLSPLGPETDLVLDTWIKQEPLEQASALNFTPNFQIPVTAHDSSLYRTISYPCATTALLDSLLATNTRSAKPRARKGAAREKPFSCPVENCERRFSRSDELNRHVRIHTGHKPFQCRVCLRCFSRSDHLTTHMRTHTGEKPFSCDVCGRRFARSDERKRHGRVHLKQRERMQQKTELLAAACAFSLPGLV; encoded by the exons ATGCTGAACACCGTGGACTTCAGCGCTTTGGATCTGCTTTGCGCACAAACCCTTCCTATGGAGGGACAATCCGCCGTTCAGAATCAACCTGATGCTG CTTGCGGTCTGTTAAAGCCCAAAGCGGAGCCGCTGGATGCTGGTTTCCCTGACTGCTCCAACGACGGCTTTCCACCGTCCCCGCTCACTTACACCGGCAGCTTCTACACGGAGACCGGGCCGTGCAGCGCAGACGCGCTTCTTAACATCCTCACGGAGATCGTCGGCATCTCCGATAACTTCTCCGGAAACTCTCGCGGAAGCTCCCTGACGCGTCAAGAGTCGCTGTTATCTACCGGCAGCTCCCTGGGCTCGCCAGAGTCGCTGTGCAACGACTCGTCGGACGAATTCGCGGATGTGAACTCCTGCCCGACGATCAAGAGCGAGTTTGGCAACAGCAGCAACAGCTGCTGCAACGGAGGCGATTTGTTCGATGGCTTCGTTTCTCACGAGCCTTCAGACCTGGATGACATAATTGACCTGCTCTCTCCATTGGGTCCCGAGACCGACTTGGTTTTGGACACTTGGATCAAGCAAGAGCCGCTGGAACAAGCGAGCGCGCTGAACTTTACGCCCAATTTCCAGATTCCCGTCACGGCGCACGACAGCAGCCTCTACAGAACCATCTCGTATCCGTGCGCCACGACCGCGCTCCTGGACTCGCTGCTCGCCACCAACACGCGGAGCGCTAAACCGCGTGCCAGGAAGGGCGCGGCCCGCGAGAAGCCCTTTTCCTGCCCGGTTGAGAACTGCGAGCGCCGCTTCTCCCGCTCCGACGAGCTCAACCGCCACGTCCGCATCCACACCGGACACAAGCCCTTCCAGTGCCGCGTGTGCCTGCGCTGTTTCAGCCGCAGCGACCATCTCACCACCCACATGCGCACTCACACAGGCGAGAAGCCGTTTTCCTGCGACGTGTGCGGGCGCCGCTTTGCGCGCAGCGATGAAAGGAAGAGGCACGGACGCGTGCATCTCAAGCAGCGCGAAAGGATGCAGCAGAAGACGGAGCTCCTGGCCGCCGCTTGCGCGTTTTCCCTGCCGGGACTCGTGTGA